In Candidatus Paceibacterota bacterium, the following are encoded in one genomic region:
- a CDS encoding reverse transcriptase/maturase family protein: MALITSDSSYNDIISLENLLEAWEEFINGKKGRKDVQEFQRNLMSNIIALHLELKDKTYVHLPYEAFNISDPKPRNIHKASVRDRLLHHAIYRKLHSFFNRTFISDSYSCRFGKGTHKAVQQFRKYGYKASKNNRKTLWILKCDIRKFFASVDHEVLIDILDMYLKDKDVLWLLIQIIDSFQSIGEGKGLPLGNLTSQLLVNIYMNEFDQFVKHELKQKHYIRYADDFVIMHHDKDTLLKVLPKISQFLYENLKLSLHPDKIYLKTFSSGVDFLGWVHFPTHRVLRTTTKKRMFRNIHKDTKKEVIQSYLGLLSHGNTGKLQKKVANHQFKVS, from the coding sequence ATGGCTTTAATTACTTCTGATAGTAGTTACAACGATATCATTTCTCTAGAAAATTTGCTCGAAGCATGGGAGGAGTTTATAAACGGCAAAAAGGGCAGAAAAGATGTACAGGAATTTCAAAGAAATCTGATGAGTAATATCATTGCTCTTCACCTAGAATTAAAAGACAAAACTTACGTTCATCTTCCGTATGAAGCGTTCAATATATCCGATCCAAAGCCAAGAAATATTCATAAAGCCAGTGTTCGTGACAGACTATTGCACCACGCAATTTATCGTAAACTTCATTCTTTCTTTAACAGGACATTTATATCAGATTCGTATTCGTGTCGGTTTGGAAAGGGAACCCATAAAGCCGTGCAGCAGTTTAGGAAATACGGGTACAAGGCGAGCAAGAATAACAGGAAGACACTTTGGATACTCAAGTGCGATATCAGAAAATTTTTCGCATCTGTCGATCACGAGGTACTAATTGACATACTAGACATGTATCTGAAAGATAAGGACGTTTTATGGTTGCTAATCCAAATTATCGATAGCTTTCAGTCTATAGGAGAAGGTAAGGGGTTACCTCTCGGCAACCTAACTTCTCAGCTTCTTGTAAATATCTATATGAACGAATTTGATCAGTTCGTAAAACACGAACTAAAACAGAAACACTATATTCGCTACGCTGATGACTTTGTGATCATGCACCACGATAAAGACACATTGCTCAAAGTTCTTCCAAAAATTTCCCAATTTTTATACGAAAATCTGAAACTTTCGCTTCATCCGGATAAAATCTATCTCAAAACCTTTTCATCAGGCGTTGATTTTTTAGGATGGGTACATTTTCCCACTCATCGAGTTTTACGGACCACCACCAAGAAAAGGATGTTTAGGAATATCCACAAAGACACAAAAAAGGAGGTAATCCAATCTTATCTAGGGCTTTTAAGTCATGGAAACACAGGGAAGTTGCAGAAAAAGGTCGCTAACCATCAGTTTAAAGTCTCTTGA
- a CDS encoding four helix bundle protein encodes MKSTPPPRILPVLQKLKTVYIQWYGYLQTIPKPHRHSLGLRIDTLFVESMEAISVASFLQRKEKLPWVKLAIRKIDTAKVLLMVLWETKSLDSKKYIELSVQLEEIGKMLGGWNGQISSRLLKQNSPTMKAGEK; translated from the coding sequence ATGAAGTCTACCCCCCCCCCGAGAATCCTGCCAGTGTTACAAAAGCTAAAAACTGTGTATATCCAATGGTACGGCTATTTACAGACAATTCCGAAGCCTCATCGTCATTCCTTAGGCTTAAGAATTGATACTTTATTTGTTGAGAGCATGGAAGCGATCAGTGTGGCAAGTTTCCTGCAAAGGAAAGAAAAACTGCCTTGGGTGAAATTGGCTATACGAAAAATTGATACTGCAAAAGTCCTACTTATGGTGCTTTGGGAGACAAAATCATTAGACAGTAAAAAATATATTGAATTGTCGGTTCAACTGGAAGAAATTGGGAAAATGCTTGGTGGTTGGAATGGACAGATATCATCGAGACTTTTAAAACAAAACTCTCCTACCATGAAGGCGGGAGAGAAATGA
- the nusA gene encoding transcription termination factor NusA — protein sequence MFDLKVIHSVLDQLEEERGIPKEKVIEAIELALATAYKKEYGKRGQLIPAHFDLNSGSAELQQVKVVVDESTVIMGEESVEHSESEAKMSENPDEKPHFNPEQHILIEDARKIKKDVQLGEELVFPLEEKGDYGRIAAQTAKQVIIQKIREAEKVSVLAEYGKREGEIVTGSVQRAERGNVFIDMGRASGILPYEEQIPSEHYRQGERLRMYLARVEETPRGIFLRLSRAHPQFLAELFKSEVPEIASGAVEIKAVAREAGARSKVAVFSSDPHIDPIGSMVGQRGVRVSTVMSELGGEKIDIIEWSEDPARFIEDALSPAKIISVKLNPEEKSATVEVNEDQQSLAIGKGGQNVRLAAKLTGWRIDIKSAAVPVAEATPTEEEK from the coding sequence ATGTTCGACCTTAAAGTCATCCATTCCGTCCTTGATCAGCTCGAGGAAGAGCGTGGCATTCCCAAAGAAAAAGTCATTGAAGCCATAGAATTGGCCCTTGCAACAGCCTATAAAAAAGAATACGGCAAGCGCGGACAGCTCATCCCGGCGCATTTTGACCTGAATAGTGGCAGTGCCGAGCTCCAACAAGTCAAAGTGGTAGTGGATGAATCTACCGTGATCATGGGCGAGGAAAGTGTTGAGCACTCAGAAAGTGAAGCTAAAATGTCCGAAAACCCCGACGAAAAACCTCATTTCAACCCAGAACAGCATATTCTCATTGAAGACGCCCGAAAAATCAAAAAAGATGTCCAGCTCGGTGAAGAGCTTGTCTTCCCACTAGAAGAAAAGGGTGACTACGGCCGTATCGCTGCCCAGACAGCCAAACAAGTCATCATCCAAAAGATCCGTGAAGCTGAAAAGGTCTCTGTCCTTGCAGAATATGGCAAACGCGAAGGTGAAATCGTCACTGGCAGTGTCCAGCGTGCAGAGAGAGGGAATGTCTTTATCGACATGGGTCGCGCTAGCGGTATTCTTCCTTATGAGGAGCAGATCCCTAGCGAACACTATCGCCAAGGTGAACGTCTCCGCATGTATCTAGCCCGAGTAGAAGAGACTCCTCGGGGTATCTTTCTCAGGCTTTCCCGTGCTCATCCCCAGTTTTTGGCTGAACTTTTCAAAAGTGAAGTACCTGAAATTGCTTCGGGTGCTGTCGAAATCAAAGCGGTTGCCCGAGAAGCTGGTGCTCGTTCAAAAGTAGCCGTCTTTTCGTCTGACCCACATATTGATCCGATTGGTTCAATGGTAGGCCAACGCGGTGTCCGAGTTTCGACTGTCATGAGCGAGCTTGGTGGCGAAAAAATCGACATCATAGAGTGGTCCGAAGACCCTGCTCGCTTTATCGAGGACGCTCTTTCTCCTGCTAAAATTATTTCCGTCAAACTCAATCCTGAAGAAAAATCAGCCACCGTAGAGGTAAATGAAGATCAGCAGTCGCTCGCTATCGGCAAAGGGGGCCAAAATGTCCGCCTTGCAGCCAAGCTCACAGGTTGGAGAATTGATATCAAATCCGCAGCTGTTCCAGTCGCAGAAGCAACCCCAACTGAAGAAGAAAAATAA
- a CDS encoding inorganic diphosphatase: MNLWHDIDPGTSENITTIIEINKGSKNKYELDKKTGLIKLDRAMHTAQDYPFDYGLVPQTLWDDGDPLDVAVLTTYPLFPGVMVHVRPVAIMNMVDSGESDAKIIAVPNEDPRFDHVKDVTDINKHTLKEIEHFFLTYKKLQNKEVTIHGIEGADAAKRAFEKSLKLYQEKYPKK, translated from the coding sequence ATGAATCTATGGCACGACATTGATCCAGGGACTAGCGAAAACATCACGACTATTATTGAGATAAACAAGGGCTCAAAAAATAAGTATGAATTGGATAAAAAAACTGGGCTGATCAAGCTCGATCGTGCTATGCACACCGCACAGGATTACCCTTTTGATTATGGCCTTGTTCCTCAAACTCTCTGGGATGATGGAGACCCTCTCGATGTAGCCGTCCTGACCACGTATCCTCTTTTTCCGGGAGTGATGGTGCACGTCCGACCTGTGGCTATCATGAACATGGTTGATAGTGGAGAATCTGACGCCAAAATCATCGCTGTCCCAAATGAAGATCCTCGTTTTGACCACGTCAAGGATGTCACCGATATAAACAAGCACACTCTGAAAGAAATTGAACATTTTTTTCTTACCTACAAGAAACTCCAGAACAAAGAAGTGACTATTCATGGAATTGAAGGGGCAGATGCCGCTAAAAGAGCTTTCGAAAAATCCTTAAAACTTTATCAAGAAAAATATCCAAAGAAATAG